Part of the Venturia canescens isolate UGA chromosome 2, ASM1945775v1, whole genome shotgun sequence genome is shown below.
aatgtgaatcgATAACCTTAAAGATTGTTTGGTCCCAGAAGATTACGATGGAAAAGGAATTAAATGAGTTTTCTTCGTTGAATGAAGACTTTGAGGATTCTCGTTACATTTGTTACAGATgaaaatttactgaaaatttggaaacacgatttttcactACTTAACCATTTTGCACTGCCGGTTATAATAAATACCGATTGTAACGGGGTTGGAAACGTCAGCCCAAGAAAACAAAGAGCGATCGATACTGTATCTGGACATTTGATGGATACAGATATAcggaaatataaaaagaacgaaagaatTGGTCAAGATTATCCAGAGTTACTCGTAAGAATTTCAACGCGCCCCATTCCCAGATTAGCATTGCAGTTCGATCAATTTTCGTTGCACCTCACGCGGTAAACtcacttgaatttttcaaataccaTTTTGACATGGGGATAAACTGACTTTGATTAGTTCAACCTGGTCCACCtgattccttaaaaaaaatataaaagtaaaAGTATTTCCGAAATTTAGGACACAAAACAAAGAGCCATTGGAAAAGGAATAATTTTGAGATAATAAACGAGTTGGATCCGCCGaatcatttcaaaaaatgacattTCCATAGCTCATTCGAGCCTTCAAGAACGCGAAtcgattcaaaaaattttacttcaaattttcaccaaatttttcttttttataaacCAGTGTAAATCCGATATTTCATTGTCagtgaatgaatgaaaatcgttTAAAACTCTTGCTACATAGCTTAGAAAAAGTAAAACTATTcgtgaaaatgatgaaattttgtgaaaagtatTCACATGTCTTCGAGATTCCGGACACTGGAGGGACGAGCTGGGAAAAGCCAGTCGCGTCTTTATCTCGAATGGATGAGACTCCCAAGAGATAATGGGATAAGCATTCATGCGCCGATCGATTTCCCGCACACTTTTTATGCGCGTATAGCTGAAAGGGAAATTGATGAAACTGAACACATGTCGCGCGTCCTCCGTACAACCAAGACACGCGCTTTTCGCTCTCAAGGGACAGAGCGATAAAGTGATAATTGGAAGGGTACAAGATCGCTTGCAACCGTGATCGAATGTTTTAAGCTACCGAGGGGAGTTTAAGTTCCTCAAGTTTGTTGAGAACCATCGTGCCAGAGTTTAAATGATCTAAAGTTGATTAAATTTGCACGAGAACGATCATTAGAAGATTCAAAATCGTCGATGGCACATCGAAAGAGTCTAAATGATTAAAAGAGACCGAATTAAATATAATATCGAGGCGAGTACATCCTTAATACAGTGACATTCATTTATCCGAAGAATCCTGAAATTCGGAATGTTCCAAAAATCGCCAACATGTTCAGGCTGGAATCCGCCGATGATTTAATTCTCCAAGAGGTAAATCGCAGGCTTCAAAATCACGAAGAGTTGAGGTGAGCAtcatagaagaaaaaacgttgttcCAGATTGACAGAATCGTACGAGAGCGCTGGAGAATAATAGAACGTACGACGAGATATGGCTGGTTAATTTCGTGTTATCAAGGTTCATCGATTTCGCGCGAAGAAGCGACGCTTCTTTCATCGCTCGCTATCAAAGTATACATTGAATGAATTAGTACGACTGGTGATGTAACCGCTTCAAGTCAAACGTTGGCGAAGGAAATTCGTGGTAATAATTTTGTTGCTACTTCAGATTGGACACGAAAATTGCAAAAGAGCTTCCGATGAAATTCGGAAGGCTTGTCACGATGTGCATCCGCACTGTGTACCAAAAATAGCGATTGcgattttggatgaaatgtaTACCGTGGTGATCTTCCGGTGAGTAGAAAACTCAAATTGATACGAACGATTGTTGAGTTTTAAGCATTAAAACTCAGTTGAGTAGTTTTTGTTTCGTTAcgaggatttttttattcatttttttcttaggaAACGTGGTAGAGAATCAAAATGGCAGAACATCCTGTTGAGAGACTCGCCACCAACAGTATTTACAATATCTAACgctatattttgaaaaattcgttatgCAAAGAATTATCAATGAAACTACTGTTACTACGGAAATATAAACaataaatgaacattttttttctacagttGTATCAATCGATATTTGTCGCTACCTCTAATTACTATTTCTTCGACTTTGTTTCCTCATCGCGTCCACTATATTTGTAGACAAAAACATTTGGAACAGAAACAAATTCGTGACTTCGATCCTTCGCTGTATTTTTTAGCTCTTGATTTTCGGCTCAGATGGATTTCACCCAACCAGAGATTATAAGAATCACAACGATACTTTTTGAAGACGTTCTCGTTATTTtcgtacaataaaaaattaggcactaattttgtttttaattcggTTGGTGAAGATTATCAATGCGTTATTTTAGTGTATAGACGAATATATCGTACAATATATTCATTTAGATATGATATATCATAATATATTCAAAAGTAACATTATTTCATgaatatattgtataataatatatattatcaataaatatcgccataaatttttccattcctcAGAGAGTATAACTTCGCGTTAATTATTATCTCgcacattattattatttatctcGAAGTAacgtattttatatatatatattcaaaaatttcgatcAAAAGATCGAATAAATCGTATACGATTAATGGtgaactgttttttttcctcgtcgatCGCACTTGTCTTTGTCTTCCCTTTAATCAATGATTCCTCTTAGGGCctttgatttttcgaatttacaaACATCTGGTCCCCCGTAATTTAGGGGATCGAGTCAGCAAAGAATATACGTCATTCTCTTGGTCATTCCTATTTTGGATTAGGcttattggaattttttatcaatcgtGGAAAACAAGTTTTTGCAAAATTCCATCGATAGTTATTTCGATTTGAGTTTTGCTGACTCGACCTCTTATTAAATCAAAGCTTTAAATACAAAATCCTTAAATTATTAGTCTCCGTTCTCTTCCATTACGCAATGAATcgtcatttttcttcctttcatcATCTTTTCCTGTTcgtctttttatttctaagtCCTGAataattggaatttttattttcaattcacGTATTGTctcatattcttttttttttgatattcaaAAGGCGAAAATTCTTGTTTCAATATTCTCCTGAATTATAATTCATATTCTTCTACTTGGTTATTATTGTTTTAAAGAAGTTGCAAATTTGTATAgattgagaagaaaaatattaattttttcgttggTGAATTTCTTTGGCTATCATGCCAATCAACGGAAATTCATATGCAGCCAATCACACGTTTCTGCTCGCCAA
Proteins encoded:
- the LOC122407133 gene encoding uncharacterized protein gives rise to the protein MFRLESADDLILQEIDRIVRERWRIIERTTRYGWLISCYQGSSISREEATLLSSLAIKIGHENCKRASDEIRKACHDVHPHCVPKIAIAILDEMYTVVIFRKRGRESKWQNILLRDSPPTVFTISNAIF